The Rhodococcus triatomae genome includes a window with the following:
- a CDS encoding acyl-CoA dehydrogenase family protein: MDFELTDEQRLLRDTTREVLSRSSDAERRRAVVATDPGWDRQVWRQMADIGLLGLSFAEDDGGMGAGPVEVAAVMTELGRTLAPEPVLDCALVPGELVGRAGTAAQRGSLLPDVASGERLLALAHNEPGVRWPSSVVSTTATESDGGWVLTGVKNPVPHGADADVLLVSAALPDDRVALFLVDADGAGVQRHGYATFDGLRGAQIEFVDAPAEQLGEPLGSADAPDGSALIADTVIRAQAALCAEAVGVMEEALRLTTDYLKSRKQFGVPLAKFQALTHRAADMYVALELARSMSLYATLSLADGVVDPVVASRAKLRIGRSARLIGQEAIQMHGGIGMTDEYPVGHYTARLTAIEHTLGGVDDHLRILAAHPNRSVTLL; encoded by the coding sequence ATGGATTTCGAACTGACCGACGAACAGCGACTGTTGCGGGACACCACCCGGGAGGTGCTGTCCCGTAGCTCCGATGCCGAGCGCCGCCGCGCCGTCGTGGCGACCGACCCGGGCTGGGACCGTCAGGTGTGGCGTCAGATGGCGGATATCGGACTGCTGGGTCTGTCCTTCGCCGAGGACGACGGCGGGATGGGAGCCGGTCCGGTCGAGGTGGCCGCGGTCATGACCGAACTCGGCAGAACTCTCGCACCCGAGCCGGTACTCGACTGTGCCCTGGTCCCGGGCGAGCTCGTCGGTCGCGCCGGCACTGCCGCACAACGAGGCAGCCTGTTGCCGGACGTGGCTTCGGGGGAGCGGTTGCTCGCGCTCGCGCACAACGAACCCGGGGTGCGCTGGCCGTCCTCGGTCGTGAGTACAACGGCTACCGAGTCCGACGGTGGATGGGTGCTGACCGGAGTGAAGAATCCGGTGCCGCACGGCGCCGATGCCGATGTACTCCTCGTCAGTGCTGCCCTGCCGGACGACCGCGTGGCGCTGTTTCTGGTCGATGCCGACGGGGCGGGCGTTCAGCGCCACGGATACGCCACGTTCGACGGGCTGCGTGGCGCGCAGATCGAGTTCGTCGATGCCCCTGCCGAGCAACTGGGCGAACCTCTCGGCAGTGCGGACGCCCCGGACGGGTCTGCTCTGATCGCGGACACGGTCATCCGTGCCCAGGCGGCGCTGTGTGCCGAAGCAGTAGGTGTCATGGAGGAAGCGCTGCGCCTGACCACCGACTACCTGAAGTCCCGGAAGCAGTTCGGGGTACCTCTGGCGAAGTTCCAGGCACTGACCCATCGTGCCGCGGACATGTACGTGGCGCTCGAGCTGGCTCGGAGCATGAGCCTGTACGCGACGTTGTCGCTCGCCGACGGGGTGGTGGACCCGGTGGTGGCGTCGCGAGCGAAGCTCCGGATCGGGCGGTCTGCCCGGCTGATCGGCCAGGAGGCGATCCAGATGCACGGCGGTATCGGGATGACCGACGAGTATCCCGTCGGTCACTACACGGCGCGGCTGACGGCCATCGAGCACACCCTCGGCGGGGTGGACGATCATCTGCGGATCCTCGCCGCCCACCCGAATCGATCGGTCACCCTGCTCTGA
- a CDS encoding acyl-CoA dehydrogenase family protein yields MDLALTEEEAAFREEMRTFFTTQIPEEIRERNALGEHLGKDDFVASQRILNAAGLAVPHWPVEWGGREWSAVQKHIWLDEMQLASVPEPLAFNANMVGPVIAAFGSRELKERFLPATANLDIWWCQGFSEPEAGSDLASLKTRAVRDGDEYVLNGQKTWTTLAQYADWIFVLARTNPDAPKRQAGISFLLVDLASPGVTVRPIQLIDGGYEVNEVFFEDVRVPAENVVGEENAGWGYAKFLLGNERAGVTRLGFSKVRLAQAKEHASRVVVGSGSLAEDPLFAARVAELENELVALELTQLRVVADSAGGKPSPASSLLKLRGSELQQATLELLVDVAGRDSLPFGAGPGISSPVWAQHAAPTYLNYRKVSIYSGSSEVQRSIIASSILGL; encoded by the coding sequence ATGGATCTGGCACTGACCGAGGAGGAGGCGGCGTTCCGGGAGGAGATGCGGACGTTCTTCACGACGCAGATCCCGGAGGAGATTCGCGAGCGCAATGCTCTCGGCGAGCATCTCGGCAAGGACGACTTCGTCGCCTCGCAGCGGATTCTGAATGCGGCGGGTCTGGCGGTGCCGCATTGGCCGGTGGAGTGGGGTGGCCGGGAGTGGTCTGCGGTGCAGAAGCACATCTGGTTGGACGAGATGCAATTGGCGTCGGTGCCGGAGCCGTTGGCGTTCAACGCGAACATGGTGGGTCCGGTGATTGCCGCGTTCGGGTCGCGGGAGTTGAAGGAGCGGTTTCTGCCGGCGACGGCGAATTTGGATATCTGGTGGTGTCAGGGGTTTTCGGAGCCGGAGGCGGGGTCGGATCTGGCGTCGTTGAAGACGCGTGCGGTGCGTGATGGTGACGAGTATGTGCTGAACGGTCAGAAGACGTGGACGACGTTGGCGCAGTATGCGGACTGGATTTTCGTGTTGGCGCGGACGAATCCGGATGCGCCGAAGCGTCAGGCGGGGATTTCGTTTCTGTTGGTGGATCTGGCGTCGCCGGGGGTGACGGTGCGGCCGATTCAGTTGATCGATGGTGGGTACGAGGTCAACGAGGTGTTCTTCGAGGATGTGCGGGTGCCTGCGGAGAATGTGGTGGGTGAGGAGAACGCGGGGTGGGGGTATGCGAAGTTCCTGCTCGGTAACGAGCGGGCAGGGGTGACGCGGTTGGGGTTTTCGAAGGTGCGTCTGGCTCAGGCGAAGGAGCATGCGTCGCGGGTGGTGGTGGGTTCGGGGTCGTTGGCGGAGGATCCGTTGTTCGCGGCGCGGGTGGCGGAGCTCGAGAACGAGTTGGTGGCGTTGGAGTTGACGCAGTTGCGGGTGGTGGCTGATTCGGCGGGGGGTAAGCCGAGTCCGGCGTCGTCGTTGTTGAAGTTGCGGGGTTCGGAGTTGCAGCAGGCGACGTTGGAGTTGCTGGTGGACGTGGCAGGGCGTGACAGTCTTCCCTTCGGGGCGGGCCCGGGCATTTCGTCGCCGGTGTGGGCGCAGCACGCTGCGCCGACGTATCTGAACTATCGCAAGGTGTCCATCTACAGCGGGTCGAGTGAAGTGCAGCGCAGCATCATTGCGTCCTCGATTCTCGGATTGTGA